From Camelina sativa cultivar DH55 chromosome 7, Cs, whole genome shotgun sequence, one genomic window encodes:
- the LOC104701585 gene encoding methyltransferase-like protein 7B — protein MMILHCTPSSPISVNILKSSPLTRRTTVRCSVKIQKNILNAMDSGSSKFSLCPCGRKHFLGEATTTTPFLPISPSHASQSSSSEVLNKLRPPKPDWYFELYGWFRSSGMERYEKEIAGYKKKLFSQVGNAEKVLEIGIGAGPNIKYYNTLPNVSILGVDPNPKMESYARKSAIEAGLKSEDFKFIHAVAECIPLEDASVDAVVTSLVMCSVTDVTQTLSEIKRILKPGGRYLFVEHVAAEDGSFLRMVQNMLDPVQQVVADGCHLIRPTGESLLKAEFPGGVDINKVSLTSFYHLSPHIYGVAYN, from the exons ATGATGATCCTACACTGCACACCTTCCTCACCCATCTCGGTGAACATATTGAAATCATCACCTCtaacaagaagaacaacagTTAGATGTTCTGTCAAAATTCAGAAGAATATCCTTAATGCTATGGATTCTGGCTCCTCTAAGTTCAGCTTATGTCCCTGTGGAAGAAAGCATTTCCTAGGAGAAGCTACGACCACGACGCCGTTTCTTCCCATCTCTCCCTCCCACGCTTCTCAATCTAGCTCATCG GAGGTCTTGAACAAACTGCGTCCTCCAAAGCCAGATTGGTATTTCGAGCTCTATGGATGGTTCAGAAGTTCAGGAATGGAAAGATACGAGAAAGAG ATTGCGGGTTACAAAAAGAAACTCTTTAGTCAGGTGGGAAACGCTGAAAAAGTTTTGGAGATTGGTATTGGAGCTGGTCCGAACATCAAGTACTACAACACTCTTCCAAACGTATCTATCCTTGGTGTAGATCCAAACCCTAAAATGGAAAGCTACGCGCGAAAATCCGCTATAGAAGCTGGTTTGAAATCCGAAGACTTCAAGTTCATTCACGCG gtCGCAGAATGTATACCACTAGAAGATGCATCAGTTGATGCAGTTGTTACAAGTCTCGTTATGTGTTCTGTCACTGATGTCACTCAAACTCTAAGTG AGATCAAGCGGATTTTAAAACCGGGAGGGCGTTACCTATTTGTGGAACATGTCGCAGCTGAAG ATGGATCATTTCTGAGGATGGTGCAGAATATGTTGGATCCAGTGCAACAAGTCGTTGCTGATGGATGTCATCTAATAAGACCCACAGGAGAATCACTATTAAAAGCTGAGTTCCCTGGTGGTGTAGATATCAACAAGGTTTCTCTTACTAGCTTCTACCACTTGAGCCCTCATATCTACGGAGTCGCgtataattaa
- the LOC104701586 gene encoding methyltransferase-like protein 7A isoform X2: MAILHFSYSAPIFSTIIHSPRRKIRALRDSGKTHNNLITKDPVSSFRLCPCGRRHFLGAMSLLPISPSHASGSSASTSTEDLRRLRSPKPDWYEELFAWFMDTGMESYEKEISDYKTKLFDNLVGKAEIVLEIGIGTGPNFKYYTAIPNVSVIGVDPNAKMESYSRKSAAEAGIKSEDFTFIHALGESIPLEDASVDAVVGTLVLCSVSDVTRTLNEIKRILRPGGIYLFIEHVAAEVFGFSGC; this comes from the exons ATGGCGATCTTGCACTTCTCATATTCTGCACCGATCTTCTCGACGATCATACATTCACCTCGAAGAAAGATTAGGGCTTTACGAGATTCCGGCAAAACCCATAATAATCTCATTACGAAAGATCCTGTCTCATCTTTCAGATTATGTCCCTGTGGAAGAAGGCATTTCCTTGGAGCTATGTCATTACTTCCCATCTCTCCCTCTCACGCTTCTGGATCCTCTGCTTCTACCTCAACG GAGGATTTGAGAAGACTGCGTTCACCAAAGCCAGATTGGTATGAGGAGCTCTTTGCTTGGTTTATGGATACAGGAATGGAATCATACGAGAAAGAG ATTTCAGATTACAAGACTAAACTCTTTGATAATTTGGTTGGGAAAGCagaaatagttttggagattggTATTGGTACAGGTCCCAATTTCAAGTACTACACAGCTATTCCAAACGTTTCTGTTATTGGTGTTGATCCAAACGCTAAGATGGAGAGTTATTCACGCAAATCCGCTGCAGAAGCGGGGATCAAATCGGAAGACTTTACATTCATTCACGCG CTTGGGGAATCTATACCGTTAGAAgatgcatcggttgatgcagtCGTGGGGACTCTCGTGCTTTGTTCTGTCTCAGATGTCACTAGGACGCTCAACG AGATCAAACGGATACTAAGACCTGGTGGAATTTATCTTTTCATTGAACATGTTGCAGCTGAAG tgtttggattttctggttgcTGA
- the LOC104701586 gene encoding methyltransferase-like protein 7A isoform X1 — translation MAILHFSYSAPIFSTIIHSPRRKIRALRDSGKTHNNLITKDPVSSFRLCPCGRRHFLGAMSLLPISPSHASGSSASTSTEDLRRLRSPKPDWYEELFAWFMDTGMESYEKEISDYKTKLFDNLVGKAEIVLEIGIGTGPNFKYYTAIPNVSVIGVDPNAKMESYSRKSAAEAGIKSEDFTFIHALGESIPLEDASVDAVVGTLVLCSVSDVTRTLNEIKRILRPGGIYLFIEHVAAEDGTFLRLVQNVLDPLQQVVADGCHLTRHTGESILEARFNGGADVKKASISSVAYISSHVYGIAYS, via the exons ATGGCGATCTTGCACTTCTCATATTCTGCACCGATCTTCTCGACGATCATACATTCACCTCGAAGAAAGATTAGGGCTTTACGAGATTCCGGCAAAACCCATAATAATCTCATTACGAAAGATCCTGTCTCATCTTTCAGATTATGTCCCTGTGGAAGAAGGCATTTCCTTGGAGCTATGTCATTACTTCCCATCTCTCCCTCTCACGCTTCTGGATCCTCTGCTTCTACCTCAACG GAGGATTTGAGAAGACTGCGTTCACCAAAGCCAGATTGGTATGAGGAGCTCTTTGCTTGGTTTATGGATACAGGAATGGAATCATACGAGAAAGAG ATTTCAGATTACAAGACTAAACTCTTTGATAATTTGGTTGGGAAAGCagaaatagttttggagattggTATTGGTACAGGTCCCAATTTCAAGTACTACACAGCTATTCCAAACGTTTCTGTTATTGGTGTTGATCCAAACGCTAAGATGGAGAGTTATTCACGCAAATCCGCTGCAGAAGCGGGGATCAAATCGGAAGACTTTACATTCATTCACGCG CTTGGGGAATCTATACCGTTAGAAgatgcatcggttgatgcagtCGTGGGGACTCTCGTGCTTTGTTCTGTCTCAGATGTCACTAGGACGCTCAACG AGATCAAACGGATACTAAGACCTGGTGGAATTTATCTTTTCATTGAACATGTTGCAGCTGAAG ATGGTACATTTCTAAGGTTGGTGCAAAATGTGTTGGACCCATTGCAACAAGTCGTTGCCGATGGATGCCACTTGACAAGGCACACCGGAGAATCCATTTTAGAAGCCCGGTTCAATGGCGGTGCAGATGTTAAAAAGGCATCCATTTCTAGCGTTGCTTACATAAGCTCTCATGTCTATGGGATTGCTTACagttaa